The following proteins are co-located in the Apium graveolens cultivar Ventura chromosome 5, ASM990537v1, whole genome shotgun sequence genome:
- the LOC141660412 gene encoding uncharacterized protein LOC141660412 produces MICYRCNQKGHLANECKVQKPGVTCYKCGKVGHIAKECRSTGLIKSMMNIASTSTAAPSEMLALPPPPTVIPKTSTMIFNLKMKDVVQNYEVIAGKISINNVKAKVLIDSGATKSFITETFANRLNSDKKDMSEVISIVIANQEKIHIDCRSKKVYLRANNGCKVVFKNQKQAKLFLTAIQANKLLRKGCEAYLAYTVDSDKEVPSMEEIPVVREFPDVFPEELPGLSLDRQIEFEINLAPCTEPVSKAPCRMVVEWHL; encoded by the exons ATGATATGTTATCGAtgtaatcagaagggacatttggccaaTGAATGCAAGGTACAGAAACCTGGAGTAACATGCTACAAATGCGGAAAAGTTGGACATATCGCCAAGGAGTGCAGGTCAACCGGATTAATCAAAAGCATGATGAATATAGCAAGCACTAGCACCGCAGCACCATCAGAaatgttggcattacctccaccacctacagtGATTCCAAAAACATCAACAATGATTTTTAATCTGaaaatgaaggatgttgttcagaattatgaggtgatagcaggtaagaTTTCGATAAACAATGttaaagctaaagtattgattgattcaggagctacaaaGTCTTTTATAACAGAAACTTTTGCTAATAGATTGAACAGTGATAAGAAGGATATGAGTGAAGTAATAAGCATAGTAATTGCCAATCAGGAAAAGATACAT atagattgtagaTCTAAGAAGGTCTATCTTCGAGCAAACAATGGGTGTAAGGTGGTATTCAAGAACCAGAAGCAAGCAAAATTATTTCTCACCGCCATTCAAGCCAACAAGCTACTTAGGAAGGGATGTGAGGCATATTTAGCCTATACAGTAGATTCAGATAAGGAAGTTCCTAGCATGGAGGAGATTCCAGTAGTGAgagagttcccagatgtgtttcctgAGGAATTACCAGGACTATCActagatcgacaaattgagtttgagattaaTCTTGCCCCATGTACTGAACCCGTTTCGAAGGCACCTTGTAGAATggttgttgagtggcatttatga